CGCATTGTCACCTCGTTCCAATGGTTGAAAATACAGACATTACGTCAGCGCGGTACATCGAGGAAAAAGAACTTACCTTCATGGTCAGGCCAAATCCTGGCGAAACAAGCCTTCGAGAAATGGCTTTATGGCTATCAGCTGAGCTCCAAGTGCAGGACAACTAAGCCTTGGTTCGGACATGCCGATTGTAGGGCTAACATACGAACCTTCAAAACCTGAATTTTGGCAATATGGGTCGCGCCTGACCTTGGGGAGGTGCAAAGCGCCTTCCCGCAGGGAAGGTCAGGCGCTGCCCAGTGTTCCACCGAGCGCAACACTTTCAGCAATGTTCTTCAGGTTGTCTGGGTGACGCCTAAGGCCTCCACCTCAAGAAATTCCCGATCATCCGCAGGCCTACGTCCTGGCTTTTCTCGGGGTGGAACTGCATGCCGACCATGGTGTCGCGACCGATCACGGCGGTGACCTCGCCGCCGTAGTCCACATGGGCCAGACGTTCTGCCGGGTCAGAGACCTGAAACTGGTAGGAGTGCACGAAATAGGTGTGGTCGCCGGAGGTGATGCCGTCAAAGATGGCGTGGTCATTGTCAATGACCAGATTGTTCCAACCCATGTGCGGCACCTTCAGGGCGCTGTCTGTTGGGGTGATCTTGACCACGTCGCCACTGATCCAGCCAATGCCTGCGGTCTCGTTATACTCATGGCCGGTGGTGGCCATCAGCTGCATGCCGACACAGATGCCCAAAAACGGGCGGCCTTTTTGCTCAACCGCCTCGACCATGGCGTCATAGATGCCCTTATGGCCGCGCAGTTCCGTGGCGCAGGCCGGAAAGGCGCCGTCGCCGGGCAGGACCAGCCGATCCGCGCGGGCCACCACATCGGCGTCCGAGGTCACCACCACGTCGCCTGCGTCCATTTCCCGCGCCATGCGTTGAAAGGCTTTCTCGGCCGAGTGCAGGTTTCCGGATTCATAGTCGATGATGGCAGTCAGCATGGGGGCGGGCCTTTTGTTTTGGTGCCTCTCACCTGTCGTGAAAGCGGCGAAAGGTCAAGCCTTGGGCGCGGTTCCATCAAGACTGTCGAGCAGGGCCATCACCGCATCAAACGGGCCGCGGGCCTGCTGTGTTAGGTCAACGGGTCCAAAACGGCTGGCCATGTACAAATGGGTATAACCGTGGATCAGGGACCAGACCTGTGTCTCTATCACCATGGGGTCCTGACCGCGCGGCACAAAGGGGGCACAGGCGTTGCGCAGGACTTCGTAGGAAAATGCAGTGCCTTGCTTAAGGTCTGTTTCCAAGCCGGCCATCGGCGCTGAGCTGAAGATAAGATCAAAAAGGGCGGGGTTTTGGATCGCGAAGTTCAAATAGCCGCTACAGATGCCTTTAAGCCGGTCCAGGTCACTGGGATTGTCGTCATCACAGGCTGCCAGCATCGACAGGCGAAACAGGCGGAACCCTTCCTGGGCGATCGCCGCGCGCAATCCACCCAAACCGTCAAAGTGATGCGCAGGGGCCGCATGGGAGACACCCGCCCGGGCGGCGCACTTTCGTAAAGTCAGTTTTTCCTTGCCGCCCTCGCCAAGCAATTCGATGCCCGCCTGAACAAGGGCGGTCCTGAGATCACCGTGGTGGTGCGGTTTTTGGATTGGATCAGTTGTCATACAGCAGAATTATCAGCTGACTTGACAGTGTCAAGTTGATCTGATCTTTACACTGTCAAGTCTAGCGGAGTGTAAGGGAGTGATCATGGTGTATATGTTGCGGTTTCGGGCGTTTCTGGTTTGGATCTTGTGTTTTGGGGTGGCGCTGGCCTCGTGGCGGTTCTTGGCACTGGGAGTTGAGCTGTCGATGGAGTTTGTTGCCTACCACGCGATTGAGCGCCGACTGGCGTTCTTTGCCCATATCACCCTGGCGCCGGTGGCCCTGATGTTGCTGCCGTTTCAATTTTGGAAGGGGCTACGCAGTCGGCGACCGCAGGTGCACCGCTGGATTGGACGGGCCTATGGGCTGAGCATCTTGCTGGCAGGAGTGGGGAGTATACTGATGGCCTTTGGCACCACGGCTGGGCCAGTGGCGGCCTGGGGATTTGGGATTTTGGGCGTTCTGTGGCTGGGCAGCACCGGTTATGGCATCTGGCTGGCCCGGCAGGGGCGCATCGCAGAACACCGACGCTGGATGTTTCGCTCCGCTGCGCTGACATTTGCCGCCGTGACGCTGCGGCTATATCTGCCGCTGCTGTTTGCCACATTGGGTGAAGAGGCCGGTTATACGCTGGTGGCCTGGCTGTGCTGGGTGCCAAATCTGGCTTTCGCAGAGTGGTATCTCAGGCGGCCTTTGCGCCAGTCCGCAGCGCTGGCAGCCTGAGTGGTGACTTTAGGGGGTGCTTAGAGCGTCCCCTTGGTTGACGGAATCGCATCCGCTTTGCGCGGGTCGGTTTCCACCGCCGGGCGCAGGGCGCGGGCGACGGCCTTGAAGGCGGCTTCGACGATATGGTGGCTGTTAAAGCCGTGAATTTTGTCCACATGCAGGGTGATGCCGCCGTGAGTGGCGAAGGCAGTAAAGAACTCGCGCACCAGTTCGGTGTCAAAAGTGCCAATTTTCTGGGTTGGGATGTCCAGGTTCCACACCAGAAAAGGTCGCGCCGACAGATCCAGGGCGCAACGCACCTGCGCCTCGTCCATGGCCAGATGGCATTCGCCATAGCGACGGATGCCTTTTTTGTCGCCAAGCGCCGCCGCCAGTGCCTGACCCAGCGCAATGCCGGTGTCCTCGACGGTGTGGTGGTCATCGATGTGGGTATCACCCTTGGCACGAATGGTCATGTCAATCAGCGAGTGCCGCGACAGCTGGTCCAGCATATGGTCAAAAAAGCCAACGCCGGTCTGGTTGTCGTAAGCCCCGGTGCCATCAAGATTGATCTCGACGCTAATCGAGGTCTCATTGGTCGAACGGCTGATCTTGGCTGTGCGCATGGTGGCAAATCCTTATTACATCCGGGGCGCTTATAGGGGCAGGGGGCCGGGTGGCCAAGGGCGAGGTGGTGATTGCTGCGCATGTGTTGCCAAAAGGGGCAGGGGATTGCGCCGGGCGGGTCGGCGTGTCAGCTTGGGTGCAACAGATACTACAACCCCCGAGGCTTTTTATGTCCACATGTGTTTTCATCCAGATACGCTGCAGACCCGGTACCACCTACAAGGTGGCCGAGGATATTGCATTGCGGGAAATTCACTCTGAGCTGTATTCGACCAGCGGCGATTATGACTTGCTGATGAAATTATATATTCCTGCTGATGAGGATGTCGGTAAGTATATCAATGACCACCTATTGGTGATCGAGGGCATTGAGAGATCCCTGACCACAATGACCTATAAGGTGTTTTGAATTACATAGCACCCTTACCTTACCCTGTTTGGTCCGGCCGTTAGGTCGGGCCGCGCCTGACCCTCCCCGTCAAACCATAGGTTTGCCTCCGGCAAAACGGGAGGGCGCTTAAGCACCCTCCCAGGGTCAGTCGCCGCCCTTGGTTTTGTTCAGTTGGCGATTAGCCCCTTATCCTTCAACTCGGCATAGGTGCTGTCGATTGCCGCTTTCAGCTTACCCATCAGCGCGTCCACTTCATCGCGGGTGATGATCAGTGGCGGACAGAGGGCCAGCGCATTGCCGCCGACGGCGCGCAGCAGCAAGCCGTTGTCCTGACAGAACTTCTGTGCGGTCGCTCCGGCGAGACCCTTGTCAAAACTGGCGCCGGTTGTCTTGTTCGACACCAGCTCCAGCGCTGCGATCAGACCCTTGCCACGCACTTCGCCGACCAGGGGGTGCTCGATAAAGACTTCACGCAGTTGCGCCTGCAGATAGTCGCCGACCTCGGCTGCATGGGAAAACAGGCTGTCACGCTCGTAAATTTCCAGCGTTTTCAACGCGGCGGCGCAGGCGGCCGGGTGACCTGAATAGGTATAGCCGTGACCAAAGACACCAACCTGATTGGTTTGTTCGATCATGGCCTCGTACATCCAGCCGGGGATGACTGCCGCCGAGATCGGGAAATAGGCTGAGCTGAGCTGCTTGGCGAATGTCATCAGGTCGGGCTGGATGCCCATGGTGGTGCAGCCAAAATCGTTGCCGGTGCGGCCAAATCCGGTGATCACCTCATCTGCCCAGACCAGAATATCGTGTTTGCGCAGTACGGCCTGCAGCTTTTCATAATAGCCTTCAGGCGGCACGATCACGCCTGAGGCGCCGGTGATCGGCTCAACGATCATTGCGGCAATGGTGTCGGGGCTTTCGGCAAGGATCTGGTCCTCTAGCGCCTGGATGATGCGATCGACAAACTGCGCCTCAGTCTCGTTGCCCTTGCGGTTGGTGTAGTAATGCGGCGATTCGGCGCGCAATACGCCTAAGGCCTCGAGCGGGGCATCGAAATGCGCCAGATTGGCGGGCAGCGAGGTCATTGAGCCGGCCGCGACGGTGACACCGTGATAGCCCCGCTCGCGGGTGATGATCTTGCGCTTTTCCGGCTTGCCGATGGCGTTAAAGTAATAGCGCAGCATCTTGTAGTGGCTGTCATTGGCGTCAGAGCCTGAGTTGCCAAAGAAGAAATAGGCGTCCTCGACTGGCACCATGGCGCGCAGCTTGTCGGCCAGCTCCATGATCGGTGCGTGGGTCTTGCCGCCAAAGGTGTGGCTGAACGGCAGCTTGTTCAGCTGTGTGGTGATAGCATCGATCACTTCGGTGTTGCTGTAGCCCAGCGAGGTGCACCACAGGCTGGCCAGGCCTTCGATGTATTTATTGCCGTCGGAGTCGTAGACATAGATGCCTTCACCATGCGTCAGGCACAGTTGTTCAGTGGCGGTGAAATTGGTGGTGGGGTAAATGACGGGGGACATGCCGGAACTCCTGTTGTGGCGCGGGTGCTTGATGGCAGGATTGACCTGTTTGAGGCGCGGCGTCAAAGGAATTTGATCAAAAGTTTCATGTGATCAATATTTGCCTGCGAAAATGCGAAAAGACCGCCCGAAGGCGGCCTTTCGATCGTCATCCGATAAGGGATGATCCAACTGGAGCGGGCGAAGAGATTCGAACTCTCGACCCTAACCTTGGCAAGGTTATGCTCTACCCCTGAGCTACGCCCGCGTTCCGTTGGTGAGCCGGTGAATAGGGTGTCACGGCGCATGCCGCAAGAGGGAAAGCGGCTGTGGGATGAGATTTTTTGCTAAGAGGATATCAACAGGTGAAATGCGAAAAGGCCGCCCGAAGGCGGCCTTTCGATCTCCATCCGTATCAAGGGATGGTCCAACTGGAGCGGGCGAAGAGATTCGAACTCTCGACCCTAACCTTGGCAAGGTTATGCTCTACCCCTGAGCTACGCCCGCATTCCGTTGGTGAGGCGCTGAATAGAATTTCCCGGCCCGCGCCGCAAGAGGTAAAATGGAAAAAAATGGTGTGGATGGAGTTTTCACTGTTAACCGGCAATCTGCGGCAGATTGAAACCGGCCTGCGCCGCCATACGGTGTTGCAAAGCGGTCGTTGGGCGGCAAGAGATGAACTCGGCCGGTGAACAATGGGGCAGATCCATTGCCTTGATCAACTGGCCGTGCAACTGGCCTTGCAGCAGCAGAATGCCGTCTTGCTCCAGTAGATCACGCGTTCCGTGGCCCTTGTCTGAGCGCACCCGGCGCATGAAGTCTTTTTGCATCGCCACCGCCTCAACCACGTCTCGGGAGATCGGTTGGTTCTGCATCGCGCGAAACAATGCCGCCATACGGGCGTTGCCAGTGTCACAGGAGAAGATTTGTTCCACGATGTCCTCGTCCACGGTGCGCCAGAAGTTGGCGGGGTAGGGGTGGTCACAGAGCAGCCAAAGGATATGCTGGAAGCCATCAGCCGAGATCGAGCGTTTGCCGTCTTTGTTTTTTCCGGCGGTTAGATAATCGGGTCGCGCCACCACCAGCCCCAGATAGCAACGGGCGCGCGCTTCGTCTGCGGCGACCAGAATGCAAACGTGATTCACCGCCTCACTTGGGATCATCCAGTTGCTGCCCATTGTGTTTTTGATGTCGACATCCTGGTCCAGGATGACCGTGTCCAGCCGTCCGCGTTTCAGGCGCAGTAAAGCGCGCAGTTCGATTTCGACGCGGGTGCCGATATAGGTTTTTTCGGTCTTCTCCAGCTCTTCATAGCAGCGCCGCCCGGTTTTGGGGGTCATGATTACATCATCGATGCAGGTCCGCAGCATGGCGGGGAAGTCATCCGCCAGTGTCAGCGTACCGCCCGCGCGGGCGGTGATTTCGACTTGTAGTGATGACAGGAGGTCGTGGTCTGGGTGGCCGGGGACGATGAGGCTGGAGGGGATGTTTTTCTTCATTGGTGAGCCTTTGGTCCGGCCGATAGGTCGGACTGCGCCTGACCTTCCCACGTCAAACCCAAGGTTTGCCTTCGGCAAAACGGTGACGGCGTTTTGCGCCTACCCAAGGTCAGGCGCGGTCCTTTGTGTATCGTATCAGGCGCGCACGACATGCAGTTTCCGCTTGGCAATTGCGGTTTTCAGCTGGGTTGCGACGGCCTGGGCCACCGGTGGCGGAAAGGCGTTGCCGACTTGTTTATAGGCGTTGGTTTTGGCGCCAGTGAAATGCCAGTCATCCGGGAAGCCCTGTAGGCGGGCCACCATTCGGACGGTCAGGCGGGGCATGTCGTTGTGAAATGGATCCGGGGCCTCGGGGGCAATG
This portion of the Parasedimentitalea marina genome encodes:
- the hisH gene encoding imidazole glycerol phosphate synthase subunit HisH — translated: MLTAIIDYESGNLHSAEKAFQRMAREMDAGDVVVTSDADVVARADRLVLPGDGAFPACATELRGHKGIYDAMVEAVEQKGRPFLGICVGMQLMATTGHEYNETAGIGWISGDVVKITPTDSALKVPHMGWNNLVIDNDHAIFDGITSGDHTYFVHSYQFQVSDPAERLAHVDYGGEVTAVIGRDTMVGMQFHPEKSQDVGLRMIGNFLRWRP
- a CDS encoding TetR/AcrR family transcriptional regulator — protein: MTTDPIQKPHHHGDLRTALVQAGIELLGEGGKEKLTLRKCAARAGVSHAAPAHHFDGLGGLRAAIAQEGFRLFRLSMLAACDDDNPSDLDRLKGICSGYLNFAIQNPALFDLIFSSAPMAGLETDLKQGTAFSYEVLRNACAPFVPRGQDPMVIETQVWSLIHGYTHLYMASRFGPVDLTQQARGPFDAVMALLDSLDGTAPKA
- a CDS encoding DUF2306 domain-containing protein; the protein is MVYMLRFRAFLVWILCFGVALASWRFLALGVELSMEFVAYHAIERRLAFFAHITLAPVALMLLPFQFWKGLRSRRPQVHRWIGRAYGLSILLAGVGSILMAFGTTAGPVAAWGFGILGVLWLGSTGYGIWLARQGRIAEHRRWMFRSAALTFAAVTLRLYLPLLFATLGEEAGYTLVAWLCWVPNLAFAEWYLRRPLRQSAALAA
- the hisB gene encoding imidazoleglycerol-phosphate dehydratase HisB, with the protein product MRTAKISRSTNETSISVEINLDGTGAYDNQTGVGFFDHMLDQLSRHSLIDMTIRAKGDTHIDDHHTVEDTGIALGQALAAALGDKKGIRRYGECHLAMDEAQVRCALDLSARPFLVWNLDIPTQKIGTFDTELVREFFTAFATHGGITLHVDKIHGFNSHHIVEAAFKAVARALRPAVETDPRKADAIPSTKGTL
- a CDS encoding Lrp/AsnC ligand binding domain-containing protein, yielding MSTCVFIQIRCRPGTTYKVAEDIALREIHSELYSTSGDYDLLMKLYIPADEDVGKYINDHLLVIEGIERSLTTMTYKVF
- a CDS encoding aminotransferase → MSPVIYPTTNFTATEQLCLTHGEGIYVYDSDGNKYIEGLASLWCTSLGYSNTEVIDAITTQLNKLPFSHTFGGKTHAPIMELADKLRAMVPVEDAYFFFGNSGSDANDSHYKMLRYYFNAIGKPEKRKIITRERGYHGVTVAAGSMTSLPANLAHFDAPLEALGVLRAESPHYYTNRKGNETEAQFVDRIIQALEDQILAESPDTIAAMIVEPITGASGVIVPPEGYYEKLQAVLRKHDILVWADEVITGFGRTGNDFGCTTMGIQPDLMTFAKQLSSAYFPISAAVIPGWMYEAMIEQTNQVGVFGHGYTYSGHPAACAAALKTLEIYERDSLFSHAAEVGDYLQAQLREVFIEHPLVGEVRGKGLIAALELVSNKTTGASFDKGLAGATAQKFCQDNGLLLRAVGGNALALCPPLIITRDEVDALMGKLKAAIDSTYAELKDKGLIAN
- a CDS encoding NaeI family type II restriction endonuclease — its product is MKKNIPSSLIVPGHPDHDLLSSLQVEITARAGGTLTLADDFPAMLRTCIDDVIMTPKTGRRCYEELEKTEKTYIGTRVEIELRALLRLKRGRLDTVILDQDVDIKNTMGSNWMIPSEAVNHVCILVAADEARARCYLGLVVARPDYLTAGKNKDGKRSISADGFQHILWLLCDHPYPANFWRTVDEDIVEQIFSCDTGNARMAALFRAMQNQPISRDVVEAVAMQKDFMRRVRSDKGHGTRDLLEQDGILLLQGQLHGQLIKAMDLPHCSPAEFISCRPTTALQHRMAAQAGFNLPQIAG